From Bos indicus isolate NIAB-ARS_2022 breed Sahiwal x Tharparkar chromosome 4, NIAB-ARS_B.indTharparkar_mat_pri_1.0, whole genome shotgun sequence, the proteins below share one genomic window:
- the PRR15 gene encoding proline-rich protein 15: MADGSGTGSSGSWWNSLTNSRKKNKEAAGGAQPPAQPAPGEPAPPVQDWTSSSRENQHPSLLGGAGEPHKLDKLGGEKSGNSRRNLKISRSGRFKEKRKVRATLLPEGVRSSEEAIFPGDPHDDKQ; encoded by the coding sequence ATGGCCGACGGCAGCGGCACCGGCAGCTCGGGCTCCTGGTGGAATTCGCTAACGAACAGCAGGAAGAAAAACAAGGAGGCCGCCGGGGGTGCGCAGCCGCCAGCCCAGCCTGCCCCCGGGGAACCCGCGCCGCCCGTCCAGGACTGGACGAGCAGTTCCCGGGAGAATCAGCACCCCAGTCTCCTCGGGGGCGCCGGCGAGCCCCACAAGCTAGACAAGTTGGGCGGGGAAAAATCGGGCAACAGCCGCCGAAATTTGAAGATCTCGCGCTCAGGCCGTtttaaggagaagagaaaagtgCGCGCCACTCTGCTCCCCGAGGGAGTCAGGTCCTCGGAGGAAGCGATCTTCCCTGGTGACCCCCACGACGACAAGCAATAG